The segment GTAGCCGAAGCCGACCGTCGAGCGGTTCAGCAGCCACCAGACGCCGACAGCGGCCAACAGCGCCAGGATTAGGCCGAAGTGCGTGCGCACAGGAGAATCCGCGCCGAAAAGCCGCCACAGCTGGGCACTCTCCGGCATGAACCGACCGATCGGATCTGTGCGGCCCTCCCGGCGAAACACCTCCGTCGTCAGCACATAGAGCACGAGGAAGGTGGCGATGTTGTTCAGCATGATCGTAACGATCACCTCATGCGCGCCGGTCCTGGCTTTGAGGAAACCGGCGATGCCGGCCCACAGCGCACCGCCGACCAGCCCGGCGAGAACGGTCGCCACGATGTGCAGGCCGTAGGGCAGATTCATGCTGCCGCCGACGTAGCCGGCGAAAATGGCACCGACGATGAGCTGGCCCTGGGCACCGATGTTGAACAGGCCTGCGCGGAACGCCAGTGCCACTCCCAGGCCCGCGGCGATCAGCGGCGTGGCATAGGTCAACGTGTCGGCAAGCGGTCGCAGTGCCCGCAGCAGGGTGTACTCACTGATGTCGATGATTGAGCCCTGGAACATCGCGGTGTATGCACCGCCGACAGCAGCGCCAATCGCGGCGAAGGTGTCACCGGGCCGCGAGAAGAAGTACTTGGACGCCGCGATGACGGCCTCGTTCGAAGCGGCGATTAGAACCGCGCCGACAAGTAACGCCAGCACGAGCGAGAGGAAGGTCAGCAATGCCGATCCGGTCGCGATCTCGTGCAGCAACCCGGCCATCCGACCGCGTTCGGGCGGCTGAGGTGGCTTCGCGGCGGCTGGTTCGGGCGTGGCCAGTGCGCGGCCCTCTCCTTCGGCAGGTTCCTGGCCGCTCACAGCACTCCCCCGCCCAGGTCGGTCTCTGAGGTGGCCGTAGCCGGCAATTTCTTCACGCTTTCCTTCGCCTGTTCTGCGCTGGCGCCAGCCATCATCAAGCCGAGCACATCCCGGTGGATGCCGCCATCGACAATGCCGACGATTCTTCCTCGGTACATCACGGCGATCCTGTCCGCGAGCGCCAGCACCTCGTCCAGCTCTGTGGAAACGATGATTACCGGCGTGCCCTTGTCGCGCTCTGACACGATCCGCTGATGCAGGAACTCGATGGAACCGACATCGACCCCACGGGTCGGCTGTGAGGCGAGGAAGAGCTTGAGTTCGCGCGATAGCTCACGCGCCATCACGACCTTCTGCTGGTTTCCCCCTGACAGCTTGCCGGCGAGGGTTTCGGTGGAGGGCGTACGGATGTCGAACTCCTGCACCCGCTGTTCGGCGTTGCTCTGTATCGCCCTGGTCTTCAGAGCAATACCGGAGGAGAAGCTGGGAGTGTCCTTGAGGTCGAGGACCAGGTTCTCCGCAACGCTCATCCGGCCGACCAGTCCATCGACTCCGCGGTCTTCGGGAACGAACCCGACGCCGGAGCGCAGCACCTTTGCCGGCTTTCGGCCGAGCAGTTCTTTGCCGTCGAGCGTGATCGATCCATGCGTTCGCGTGGTGAGGCCCAGAATGGCCTCGGTCAACTCGGTCTGACCGTTTCCCTGCACTCCGGCAACGGCGAGGATCTCGCCACCCCGTACGTCGAAGGACACACCGTCGACGACGACCCGGCCGGTGTCATCGCTGACAGTGAGGTTACGCACCGAGAAACTGCGATCGTTGACCTCATGCTCGCTTTTCGACACCCGCAGGCTGACCGAGCGGCCAACCATCATCGATGCCAGGTCGGCCTCGCTGTCTTCCGGCTTCGCCTGGCCGACAACCGCGCCGCGTCGAATCACCGTGATCCGATCGGCAATGGCACGGACTTCACGAAGCTTGTGGGTGATGAACACGATCGAAGTGCCAGAATCGGAGAGCTGCCGCATGATGGCGATCAGCTCATCGGTTTCCTGTGGGGTGAGCACAGCGGTGGGCT is part of the Saxibacter everestensis genome and harbors:
- a CDS encoding ABC transporter ATP-binding protein, yielding MKLELSGITKRFGSLVANDHIDVTVEPGEIHCLLGENGAGKSTLMNVLYGLYQPDAGQILVDGKAVAFAGPGDAMAAGIGMVHQHFMLVPVFTVAENVILGNEPTKAGGLLDLATARRRVREVSDQYNFNVDPDALVEDLPVGVQQRVEIIKALVRDARILILDEPTAVLTPQETDELIAIMRQLSDSGTSIVFITHKLREVRAIADRITVIRRGAVVGQAKPEDSEADLASMMVGRSVSLRVSKSEHEVNDRSFSVRNLTVSDDTGRVVVDGVSFDVRGGEILAVAGVQGNGQTELTEAILGLTTRTHGSITLDGKELLGRKPAKVLRSGVGFVPEDRGVDGLVGRMSVAENLVLDLKDTPSFSSGIALKTRAIQSNAEQRVQEFDIRTPSTETLAGKLSGGNQQKVVMARELSRELKLFLASQPTRGVDVGSIEFLHQRIVSERDKGTPVIIVSTELDEVLALADRIAVMYRGRIVGIVDGGIHRDVLGLMMAGASAEQAKESVKKLPATATSETDLGGGVL
- a CDS encoding ABC transporter permease codes for the protein MSGQEPAEGEGRALATPEPAAAKPPQPPERGRMAGLLHEIATGSALLTFLSLVLALLVGAVLIAASNEAVIAASKYFFSRPGDTFAAIGAAVGGAYTAMFQGSIIDISEYTLLRALRPLADTLTYATPLIAAGLGVALAFRAGLFNIGAQGQLIVGAIFAGYVGGSMNLPYGLHIVATVLAGLVGGALWAGIAGFLKARTGAHEVIVTIMLNNIATFLVLYVLTTEVFRREGRTDPIGRFMPESAQLWRLFGADSPVRTHFGLILALLAAVGVWWLLNRSTVGFGYRAVGFNPNAARTAGISVERSYITVMLIAGALAGLAGVSQVLGTELYLTSGVAGGIGFDAITVALLGRSTPLGTVLAGLLFGALKAGGVVMQARTGTAIDIVSVVQSMVVLFIAAPPLVRTIFRLKTKERSA